The following nucleotide sequence is from Bradyrhizobium roseum.
TTTAGCCGGAAGAATTACTAACGCCCGTTAACCATACCGGCCGATTTGCACGCTTTTGCCATATCCGCATCATTCTACCGCCTTGATATTTTTTGTTAATAATTGCGTCGTCAACCGGAAGCTCCGCGGCGGAGGATTTCCGAAGGGGTTTAGTCGCGAGTACCACCGATGGGGACGCTGTACGATATGCTCGGCGCGCTTCCGAGCGACGACGCCGAGGAGTTGCGGACCGCCTTCCGCAAGGCGGCCAAGGCCACGCATCCCGACACCAACCCCGACAATCCGGAAGCCGCCGTCAGGTTCAGGGAGCTGATGCGCGCCTATGACATCCTGAACGACCCCGACCAGCGCGCGACCTACGACCATTTGCTCGCCATCGCGCTGCAGCCGTCGGCCAACCTCCCGTCGACGCGCACCTATGAAACCGTGCGCAAGGTCGCCTCCAACACCATGGCGGCAAGCGTGATTTTGGCGGTGCTGGTTGGCGGTTACACCGTGTTCGGGCTGTTTTCGAAGGCGCCCAGCGCCGCTGAAATGGTCGCCGGCCTGACCGCCGGCGGCAATTTGGAGGTTGCCGCGGTGCACCCGGCCGCGCCGGCGCAGGAAGAGCCGCAAGCCCGGCGCGAGGCTGACATCGCCACCGGCTCGGTGACCGCTGCCGCAGCGCCTGCCGCGAAGGAAGCCGGCCCCGCGCCGGTCGGCCGCCTCGAACGTGTGCCCGCCTTCGTCAGTTACGATCTGGGGATTCAATACTACCCGCGCTTCGCCGCGGCCTATTTCGATCGCGGCGCGGCACCGCCGTACCGGATGGGCACGTTCGATCGCCCGCTGACCGACGTCACGGCGGCCCGGCGGGCGCCGGATTCAAAACGGAGCAGGATTGCGTCGCCCCTGCCGAGCAGGCCCTTGATGATCGTGCCGGTCGTATTGGAAAGGCGCGTGCCGGAAAGGCGTGAACCGGTCACCGCGGCCCTGACGCCCTGAGCCCGCGATGTCGCCGCTTGCGACTTAGCCTTCCTTGCCCTGCTTCGCCTTGCTTGGCCGTGGCGGCCCTTCGACCGGCGGCAGCGACTTGAGATATTCCGCCATCGCCGCGCGGTCCTCCGGCGACAATTGCGAAGTGTTCCTGATTACGCGCGCCATCGATCCACCCGCGGTGTCGCCGTCGGGCGTTTGACCGCTTTCCAGGAAATATTCGATATCCTTCGCGCTCCAGTCGCCCAGCCGCTTCTGCGTGATGTTGGGCACCCAGCCCTCGCCCTCCGGATCGGGCCCGCCCGCAAAGCGCTGCGCCGCGACGATGCCGCCGAGGAAATTGCGCGGGCTGTGGCACTCGGCGCAATGGCCGAGGCCGTTGACGAGATAGGCGCCGCGATTCCACGACGGCGAATGCGAGGCGTCGGCCGTGAACGGCTTGCCGTCCATGAACAGCCATTTCCAGACGCCGACGTTGCGGCGGATGTTGAATGGAAACGGCAGGTCGTGGTCGCGCGTTGTCCCGGCCACCGGCGCGAGCGTCTTCAGGTAAGCAAAGAGATCGCGGATGTCATCGACGCTCGCGTACTGGTAGGAGGCGTAGGGAAACGCCGGAAAATAATGTGCGCCATCCGGCGAGGTGCCCTTGAGCACGGCGGTCACGAAGTTCGCTTCGCTCCAGCGGCCGATGCCGGCGGACGGATCTGGCGAGATGTTCGGGGCGTGGAACGTCCCGAACGGCGACGGCATCGCAAGCCCGCCGCCGAGCTTCAGCCGGTCAGGCTGGTTCGGCACAGCGTGACAGGAAGAGCAGCCGCCGGCATTGAACACGGAGAGACCATTGGCGAGGTTCGGCGTGCGCGGCGACAGCAGGCTTGCGGCCACAACAGAAGGTGCCGTCAGCCACCAATATATGCCGCACCCCACCGCACCGACCAACAGCAGTCCAGAAAAAATTCTTCGCAGCATTCGCCGATCCGTTGTCTGGCGTCTCACCCGGCCAGTATGGCCGACCTTTTCGTCCCCGGCTTGCACGAATGATTGAACGCTGCGGCGCCCGCAGAGTTCGCCGACCGCGGATCATAAAAAGCGGGCGGACGCTTCGTGCATCCGCCCGCTTTGCGCGCATCCGATTCGAACTAGCCGTTCTTCAGACGGTAGGTCTCGTGGCAGCCGCTGCATTCCTTGCCGATCGTGGGCATGGCGGCCTTCAGGGAGTCGAGATCCTTGATCTTGGCCTTGGCCTCGGTCACGGCCTTGGCGTAGCTGTCGATCTTGGCGGCGAAGCCTGCCTTGTCTTCCCAGACCTTCGGCGAGGAAGAGTAATCGCCCTCGATCTTCAGGCCCTTGATGCTGTCCGGAAACATCGCCGGCAGCTTCTTGGCGGTCTCTTCCAGCTGCGCCAGCGACGTATCGACCACGGCCTGGTCATAGGGCTTTTCGCCCTTGACCATCGGGGCGAGCCCGCCCATCGCCCTTCCGGTCGCCTTCATCGCCGTCTGGGTCTGGTTGGCCACTTCCTGTTGGGCCACGACCGCACCGACGCTCAGCATCAAGATACCTGCTACCACCACCACTCGCTTCATTGGCTACCCCTTTTTCTGGCTATGACGCGCGCGAACCCGCGATCGTCGCGAGCCCGCCTGTTTGGCCAACACCGCATGCGGGGCATCATTCCGCATGCGACAAAATATCAGAGATTATGCCTTTTCTGCGCTTCCCGGATCGCGATCCAGACGCGCTCGGCGGTGGCCGGCATGTCGATGTGATCGATCTGGTACTCGCGCCACAGGCCCTCGATGATCGCGTTGACCACGGCCGGACAGGAGCCGATCGCGCCCGCCTCGCCCGCGCCTTTTACGCCCAGCGGATTGGTCGTGCACGGCACGTTATGGGTCTCGAAGTGGAATGACGGGCCATCGGCGGCGCGCGGCACCGCGTAGTCCATGAAGGTGCCGGTGACGAGCTGGCCGTCGCTTGCGCTGTAGACCGCCTGCTCCATCAGGGCCTGGCCGATCCCCTGCATCGCGCCGCCATGGACCTGGCCGGCCAGCAGCAAGGGATTCAGCGTCACGCCGAAATCGTCGACGATGACATAGTTGACGATCTTGATGATGCCGGTGGCCGGATCGATCTCGACTTCGGCCAGATGCGTGCCGTTCGGATAGGTGCCGTCGGCCTGCGCGAAGGTTGCGCTGGCATTCAGCTTCGCGGGATCGACGCCCGGACGTTTGGCGAGATCCGCAAAACTGATCGAGCGGTCGGTGCCGGCGATGCGCACGAGGCCGTTGCTGATCTCGAGGTCGCCGGCGCTGGTCTCCAGCGCCTCGGCCGCGATTTCCTTCAGCTTGGCCCCGAGATCGCGGGTGGCGCGCTCGACGCTGACGCCGCCGGTCGGGATCGACGCCGAGCCGCCAGTCCCGAGACCGGTCGCGATCTTGTCGGTGTCGCCCTGCAGGACGTGGACGCGTTCCGGCGGCACGCCGAACTGCTCGGCGACCAGTTGCGCGTAGGCCGTCTGGTGGCCCTGCCCGCTCGACTGGGTGCCGATCAGGATCGAAATATCGCCGTTGGGATCGAGCGCGACATTGGCGGTCTCCTCGCCCATGGTGCCGCACACTTCGACGTAGCTGGCGAGGCCGATGCCGCGCACCAACCCGGCCTTCTTCGCCGCCTTGGCGCGCTTGGAAAACTCCTTCCAGTTGCCGACTTCCATCGCGCGCTTCATATGCGCGGTGAAGTCGCCGGAATCGTAGACCTTGCCAGTCGCGGTCTTGTACGGCATCGCCTTCGGCGGGATGAAATTCTTGCGCCGGATCGCATCCGGCGTCATGCCCAGCTTTCGCGCGGCGGCATCGACCAGGCGCTCGATCACGTAGGCCGCCTCGGGGCGGCCGGCGCCGCGATAGGCGTCGACCGGCACGGTGTTGGTGAACACGGTGCGAACGCGGCAGTGGAAGGCCTGGATATCATAAAGCCCGGGCAGCATGCCGGCGCCGCCATGCGGAATGTACGGCCCGAAGGTCGAGAGATAGGCGCCCATGTCGCCCATCAAATCGACGTCCATGGCCAAGAACTTGCCGTCCTCGGCCAGCGCCATCTTCGCGGTCGTGACGTTGTCGCGGCCCTGCGCGTCGCCCATGAAGTGGTCGGAGCGATCGGCGGTCCATTTGATGGTCTTGCGCAGCTTCCTGGCAGCCACCGAGATCAGCGCGTATTCGCGATAGGGAAACAGTTTGGTGCCGAAGCCGCCGCCGACGTCGGGGCAGATCACCCGCATCTTTTCCATCGGCATTTTCAGCACCATGCCGCACAGGATTTCGCGCAGGCGATGGCTGCCCTGGCTGCCGATGGTCAGCGTCAGATGATCGCGCTTGGCGTCGTATTCGGCAACCGCAGCGCGCGTCTCCATGAAGTTGGTGATGACGCGGGGATTGACGATCGTGATCTCGGCCACCGCGTGCGCCTTGGCGAACACGGCCTCGACCGCCTTCTTGTCGCCGATCGGCACGTCGAACAGCACGTTGCCGGGCTTGTCGGGCCAGACCAGCGGCGCACCCGGCTTGACGGCATTGGCAAGGCCGACCACCGAGGGCAACGGCGTCCATTTGACGTCGATCGCTTCGATCGCGTCGCGGGCCTGGTCGATGGTATCGGCAACCACGAAGGCGACGGCGTCGCCGACATGGCGCACCTCGTCCTTGGCCAGGATCGGGTATGGCGGGCCTTTGAAGGGATCCGTTTCCAGGTTGAACAGGCACGGCAGGTCGCCGAGATCGCCGACCTCGGCCGCGGTCAGAATCAGCGACACGCCCGGCATCCCGCGGGCTTTTGCAGCGTTGATGGTGAACTTCGCATGCGCGTGCGGCGAGCGCAGCATCAGCGCGTGCAACGCCGGCTGGGGCGAATGGTCGTCCGTATAGCGGCCTTTGCCGCGAATCAGCGCGTCATCTTCCTTGCGAAGAACGCTTTGACCGACGCCGAATTTGATGGGAGCTGCCATCGTATCTCCAATTGTCAGGGAGCACGACGACGCCTCTGGGAACCGTCATCCGCCCTATCTTTTTTGTTGCAGCACCACGCTTGCGGAAAACCGGTATCCCGCTTTTCCGGCGCGTGCTCTAGAACCGTTCCATATTGCAGCGGTTCGCGCCCCAGCGCAAACCGCTTTCGGCCGGGCACGGCAGACGCGCCACGGAATCGCCGCCCTTCTCGCGCCTGCACAAAAAGGGCGGACGGTCTTTGACCTGGCGTGAGGACGATATGATCAATACTTCGCGATCACCCGCCAGCTGAATCTACAGCCGGGCGCGCAGGATGGCTCGGCAACCCAGGAAGCGAGACTAGGAGCTACTATTTGCTCGTATCTACAATTGCTTAGAGCCGGACTGCCGATCCCGCAGGAGCGCGAAAATCCACCCCCGGCCAAACAGCAGCACGATCAGGACCCCATACACGAACGCGCCCACCGCCATCAGCAGCAGCAAGATGGTCTCATCCCGGAACGTGTGCATCTGCGCGAAGTAGAAGGCGGCGAATCGGGCGGTGGCCCACAGCGTGGCGGCGAGCAGGACACCGGCGGCCGCGAATTTCGCGAGTGACCTCAGCCAGGCCCGATCGAACTCGAGGTGACCTGCCCGCACCGCAAAGAACAGCACCAGCAACAGATTGACCCATGCGCCGGCGGCAGTGGCGAGCGCCAGCCCGATTTGCGCCAGCGCCCCCATCAGCGCCACCTTCAGCGCGACGTTGACGGCGACCCCGGTCAGCGCCGCCTTGACCGGCGTCGCGGTGTCCTGGCGCGCGTAGAACGTCGCCACCGCGCTGCGAATGGTCACGAACGGCACCAGGCCGATCGCATATGCCGCGAGCGTGGCGCCGGCGGCGGCGGCGTCCGCTGTCGAGAACGCGCCGCGCGCAAACATCGCGCGCATGATGACGTCGGGCACGGTGAGGAAGGCGGCGACGAAAGGGATCGAAAACAACAGCGAGAATTCGAACGCCCGCCGCTGCGCGGCCGAAGCGCCGGTGACATCGTTCGCAGTGAGACGCCGAGACATCTCGGGCAGCAGAACCGTGCCGATCGCGATCCCGATCACGCCGATCGGCAACTGATTAAGGCGGTCGGCGTAATACAGCGCCGACAACGCACCCGCCGGCAGGAAGGTCGCGATGATGGTATCGGCGAACAGGGCGATCTGCGTTCCCATCGAGCCGATGGTCGCCGGGCCCAGCGCGCGGAAGAACGCGCGCACGTCCTCGTCGAACCTGATCGCGGCGAATTTCGGCAGGATGCCGGTCCTGGCCGCATCGCCCGCCAGCAGCAGAAATTCCAGGATACCGGCGAGCAGCACACCCCATGCCGCAGCATAACCCGCCCCCGGAAAGAACGCAGCGAGCGCCAGCGTCGCCATCATGGAGAGGTTGAGAAAGATCGGCGCGGCGGCGGCACTGGCGAAGCGATGCATCACGTTGAGCATGCCGCCATACAGCGTCACCAGCGTGATCAGCAGCAGATACGGAAAGGTGATCCGGGTCAGCGAAATCGCCAGCTCACCGCGCGCCGGGTCGTCCTTGAATCCCGGGGCAAGGATGGCGATCACGTCAGGCATGAACCACAAGGCGATCACAAGCAGAACGACCTGGGCGGCAAACAGCAGCGTGAAGATGCGGTCCGCAAACAGTCTTGCCGCCGCCTCGCCCTTGCCGTGCAGGTGCGCATAGGCCGGCACGAAGGCGGCGTTGAAGGCGCCCTCGGCGAAGATCGCGCGAAAATGATTGGGCAGCCGCAGCGCCACAAAGAAGGCGTCCGCGACCGGACCGGCGCCGAGTATGGCGGCGAGCATGATGTCGCGCGCGAAACCGGTCACCCGCGAGAGCAGCGTGTAACCGCCGACAGTGAAGATGCGTCCGAGCATGCGATGCTTCTAGCGCATATTCGCCGGACGGTGAAATCAGGCAGTTATTTGTCTGGGCGCGATCCTGTCCGAAAGCGGACGACCGCTTTCGGGATCATGCCTGAACCGCACCCCGCACCGCCGCGATGACGCGATCCTGCGCCGCCTCGTCGAGATAGGCGTGGATCGGCAGGCTGACGACGTCGTCGGAGAGCGCTTCGCTCACCGGCAGCCCGCCATCCGCCACCGGGAACGCCTTGTAGGCGGTCTGCTGATGCATCGATTTGGTATAATAAACCATCGTCGGAACGCCCTGCGCCTTCAGCGCCGCGGCAAAACCGTCGCGATCGACCCCCTTGGGCAGGCGGATGGTGTACTGCGCCCAGATCGAGGTGCAGCCGGGCGCGAGCCGCGGCACCGTCACGGCGTTGCCGAGGCCGCGCGCATAGCGCTCCGCGACGCGGTTGCGGGCTGCGATCTCGTCCTCGAAAATCTTCAACTTCTCGATCAGGACCGCTGCCTGCATGGTGTCGAGGCGCCCGGTCAGGCCGAGGCGCACATTGTCGTATTTGTCGGAGCCCTGGCCGTGCACACGGATGCTGCGCAGCGTTTCGGCCAGTTCGTCGTCATCGGTAAAGATGGCGCCGCCGTCACCGAAGCAGCCCAGCGGTTTGGTCGGAAAGAAACTGGTCGCGGTCGCAAGGCCCAGCGAGCCGATCCGGCGGCCCTTGTAACTTGCGCCAAAGCCCTGGGCCGCGTCATCGAGCACGAACAGGCCTTCGGCCTGCGCGACCTCGGCAATCGCATCGTGGTCGGCGCTCTGGCCGAACAGGTCGACGGGGATCACGGCGCGGGGCTTCAGGCCGCGTTGCTTTGCCGTTGCAATGCCGCGCTTGAGCGAGGCGGCATCCATGTTGTAGGTCGCGGCGTCGACATCGACGAACACCGGCGTCGCACCGGTCAGCGCCACCGCTTCGCCGGTCGCGCAGAACGTGAACGACGGACACAGCACGGCGTCGCCGGGGCCGACTTCTTTCGCCATCAGCACCATCAGAAGCGCATCGGTGCCGCTGGCGCAGCTCACGACGTGTTTGGCGCCGCAGAAATCCGCCAGCGCCTTCTCCAACACGGCGACCTCCGGACCGTTGATGAAGAGGCAATGGCCGGTGACCCGCGCGAGCGCCTCGTCGATCGATGGGCCGAGCCGCCGGCGCTGCGAGCCGAGGTCATAGAAGGGAACGGGTTCTGGACGCATGTGCTGGTTCATGGAGCCTTGCTGGAATCGGAATTGAGAAAGTTCAGCCGGCGATGCGGCGCGGTCCCTTGCGCGCGGCGGAGGCCGCCGGCTTGGCGGGCTGCTCGAGACAGCGGATCGCGATTGCGAGGCTGGCAACGCCCTCGTCGCCGGTCACTGCCGGCACATTGCCGGTGCGGACGGCATCGAGGAAGGCGAGCAGTTCGGCGCGCAACGGTTCATCATGGCCAACCGGCAGATGCCGCATCGAATAGCTGCCGTCGGGCTTGAAGCCGAAGCATTCGGTCACCTGGCGCGTCAGCAGATCGCCCATCACATATTTGCCGCGGGTGGCGACCGTGACGCTGCGCGCCTTGAACGGCGTCAGCCAGTTGGTGTTGATGTGGGCGAGAACGCCGGAGGCGGTGCGGAACTGCAGCAGCGCGATGTCCTCGCGCTCGGCGACCGCGCTGGAAAGCTGCGGCTGCACCTCGACGATGTCAGATTCGGTGAACCAGCGGATCAGGTCGATATCGTGCACGGCGAGATCGATCACCACGCCGACATTCGACATTCGCGGCGGAAACGGCCCGACGCGGGTGATGCCGATCGAAAGAATATCCTCGCCCGAGATCGCCTGCTTGATCGCGGCGACCGCCGGATTGAAGCGCTCGACGTGACCGACCATCAGCGTCACGCCGGCGCTCTTCGCCGCATCGACGATGTCCTGCCCCTCTTCCACCGTCGAGGCGACCGGCTTCTCGACCAGGATGTGGATGTTGCGCGTAATGCAGGCCAGCGCGATCTCGTGATGCAGATGGGTGGGCGCTGCGATGGTGACGGCGTCGACGCCTTCATTGAACAGTTCATCGAGTTCGGCGAAGGCGCGGCAGCCGGCAAGCGCAGTGGCCCGCGCGCGATGCTCGGGCAACGGATCCACGATTCCGACCAGCGTCACCCCGGGCAGACCGGCCAGAACGCGGGCATGGTTGCTCCCCATCACGCCGGCGCCGACTACGCCGACCCGCAAGCCGCCGACGGCACCGATCTTTGCGTCGGATGCGGACCCTTTGGAACTCATGATGTATCGACCCCAAACAGACGTTGCGCAGAGGTTGCGCCGGTAACTTCCCCGGCGGTTCCTCTAGCACGCCGTCACAGGCGTGGCGAACGCGATCGACCGTTTTTAGACACGTTTTGATTCAAACAGTTACAGTCTGACGGGTCGTAAAACCACGGCTCGATTAGCTGCGCTGATAATCATCCTCGATGCGAATGATGTCGTCTTCGCCCAGATAACTGCCGGTCTGGACCTCGATCAGTTCGAGCTGGATCTTGCCGGGATTCTCCAGCCGGTGCACCGCGCCGATCGGGATATAGATCGACTCGTTCTCGTGCACGGTCTTGACCAGTTCGTTGACGGTGACCTGTGCCGTTCCGCGCACCACGATCCAGTGCTCGGAGCGATGGTGATGCTTCTGCAGCGAGAGCCGTCCGCCCGGCTTGACGATGATGCGCTTGACCTGGTGACGGTCGCCATTGTCGACCGACTGATAGGATCCCCAGGGCCGATGCACCCGGATGTGATCCTCGGTGACCTGAGGCGCCACCGTTTTCAGTTTCGCCACCAGTCGCTTCAATCCGTTGGCGTCCTGCTGCCGGGAAACCAGCACGGCGTCCTGGGTCGCGACCACGACGAGATCGTCGACGCCTTCGAGCGCGACCAGCGCGCGGTCGGTCGATACGTTGCAGTTGCGGGAATCCTCGAACACCGCAGCACCCCGCGCCGCGTTGCCGTCGCCGTCCTTGGCGGACAATTCCCACACCGCATGCCAGGAGCCGACATCAGACCAGCCGCACGCCACCGGCACGACCGCGGCGCGCGCGGTTTTTTCCATCACGGCGTAGTCGATCGAGATCGACTTCGCCAATCCGAACGCGGCTTCGTCGAGCTTGACGAAGCCGAGATCGGTGCCGGCCTTCGCCACCGCGTCGCTCACGGCCTGGATGCTTTCCGCATCGACCTTGCGATATTCATCCGTCAACACGGCGGCGCGGAACATGAAGTTGCCGCTGTTCCAGAGATAGCCGGACTTGACATAATCCGCCGCCGTGGCCGGATCCGGCTTCTCGACGAATTTGGCGACCGCACGGACCTTGCCGGAAATGATCGCACCGGGATTGATGTAGCCATATTCGGTGGCGGCGCGTTCGGGCTGCACGCCGAAGGTCACGATGTGGCCGGCTTCCGCGGCGGCCAGTCCCTCGCGACAGGCCGCGAGGAAGGCGGGCGTATCG
It contains:
- a CDS encoding J domain-containing protein produces the protein MGTLYDMLGALPSDDAEELRTAFRKAAKATHPDTNPDNPEAAVRFRELMRAYDILNDPDQRATYDHLLAIALQPSANLPSTRTYETVRKVASNTMAASVILAVLVGGYTVFGLFSKAPSAAEMVAGLTAGGNLEVAAVHPAAPAQEEPQARREADIATGSVTAAAAPAAKEAGPAPVGRLERVPAFVSYDLGIQYYPRFAAAYFDRGAAPPYRMGTFDRPLTDVTAARRAPDSKRSRIASPLPSRPLMIVPVVLERRVPERREPVTAALTP
- a CDS encoding c-type cytochrome, producing the protein MLRRIFSGLLLVGAVGCGIYWWLTAPSVVAASLLSPRTPNLANGLSVFNAGGCSSCHAVPNQPDRLKLGGGLAMPSPFGTFHAPNISPDPSAGIGRWSEANFVTAVLKGTSPDGAHYFPAFPYASYQYASVDDIRDLFAYLKTLAPVAGTTRDHDLPFPFNIRRNVGVWKWLFMDGKPFTADASHSPSWNRGAYLVNGLGHCAECHSPRNFLGGIVAAQRFAGGPDPEGEGWVPNITQKRLGDWSAKDIEYFLESGQTPDGDTAGGSMARVIRNTSQLSPEDRAAMAEYLKSLPPVEGPPRPSKAKQGKEG
- a CDS encoding c-type cytochrome is translated as MKRVVVVAGILMLSVGAVVAQQEVANQTQTAMKATGRAMGGLAPMVKGEKPYDQAVVDTSLAQLEETAKKLPAMFPDSIKGLKIEGDYSSSPKVWEDKAGFAAKIDSYAKAVTEAKAKIKDLDSLKAAMPTIGKECSGCHETYRLKNG
- a CDS encoding xanthine dehydrogenase family protein molybdopterin-binding subunit, producing MAAPIKFGVGQSVLRKEDDALIRGKGRYTDDHSPQPALHALMLRSPHAHAKFTINAAKARGMPGVSLILTAAEVGDLGDLPCLFNLETDPFKGPPYPILAKDEVRHVGDAVAFVVADTIDQARDAIEAIDVKWTPLPSVVGLANAVKPGAPLVWPDKPGNVLFDVPIGDKKAVEAVFAKAHAVAEITIVNPRVITNFMETRAAVAEYDAKRDHLTLTIGSQGSHRLREILCGMVLKMPMEKMRVICPDVGGGFGTKLFPYREYALISVAARKLRKTIKWTADRSDHFMGDAQGRDNVTTAKMALAEDGKFLAMDVDLMGDMGAYLSTFGPYIPHGGAGMLPGLYDIQAFHCRVRTVFTNTVPVDAYRGAGRPEAAYVIERLVDAAARKLGMTPDAIRRKNFIPPKAMPYKTATGKVYDSGDFTAHMKRAMEVGNWKEFSKRAKAAKKAGLVRGIGLASYVEVCGTMGEETANVALDPNGDISILIGTQSSGQGHQTAYAQLVAEQFGVPPERVHVLQGDTDKIATGLGTGGSASIPTGGVSVERATRDLGAKLKEIAAEALETSAGDLEISNGLVRIAGTDRSISFADLAKRPGVDPAKLNASATFAQADGTYPNGTHLAEVEIDPATGIIKIVNYVIVDDFGVTLNPLLLAGQVHGGAMQGIGQALMEQAVYSASDGQLVTGTFMDYAVPRAADGPSFHFETHNVPCTTNPLGVKGAGEAGAIGSCPAVVNAIIEGLWREYQIDHIDMPATAERVWIAIREAQKRHNL
- the murJ gene encoding murein biosynthesis integral membrane protein MurJ encodes the protein MLGRIFTVGGYTLLSRVTGFARDIMLAAILGAGPVADAFFVALRLPNHFRAIFAEGAFNAAFVPAYAHLHGKGEAAARLFADRIFTLLFAAQVVLLVIALWFMPDVIAILAPGFKDDPARGELAISLTRITFPYLLLITLVTLYGGMLNVMHRFASAAAAPIFLNLSMMATLALAAFFPGAGYAAAWGVLLAGILEFLLLAGDAARTGILPKFAAIRFDEDVRAFFRALGPATIGSMGTQIALFADTIIATFLPAGALSALYYADRLNQLPIGVIGIAIGTVLLPEMSRRLTANDVTGASAAQRRAFEFSLLFSIPFVAAFLTVPDVIMRAMFARGAFSTADAAAAGATLAAYAIGLVPFVTIRSAVATFYARQDTATPVKAALTGVAVNVALKVALMGALAQIGLALATAAGAWVNLLLVLFFAVRAGHLEFDRAWLRSLAKFAAAGVLLAATLWATARFAAFYFAQMHTFRDETILLLLMAVGAFVYGVLIVLLFGRGWIFALLRDRQSGSKQL
- a CDS encoding DegT/DnrJ/EryC1/StrS family aminotransferase, with the protein product MNQHMRPEPVPFYDLGSQRRRLGPSIDEALARVTGHCLFINGPEVAVLEKALADFCGAKHVVSCASGTDALLMVLMAKEVGPGDAVLCPSFTFCATGEAVALTGATPVFVDVDAATYNMDAASLKRGIATAKQRGLKPRAVIPVDLFGQSADHDAIAEVAQAEGLFVLDDAAQGFGASYKGRRIGSLGLATATSFFPTKPLGCFGDGGAIFTDDDELAETLRSIRVHGQGSDKYDNVRLGLTGRLDTMQAAVLIEKLKIFEDEIAARNRVAERYARGLGNAVTVPRLAPGCTSIWAQYTIRLPKGVDRDGFAAALKAQGVPTMVYYTKSMHQQTAYKAFPVADGGLPVSEALSDDVVSLPIHAYLDEAAQDRVIAAVRGAVQA
- a CDS encoding Gfo/Idh/MocA family protein, producing MSSKGSASDAKIGAVGGLRVGVVGAGVMGSNHARVLAGLPGVTLVGIVDPLPEHRARATALAGCRAFAELDELFNEGVDAVTIAAPTHLHHEIALACITRNIHILVEKPVASTVEEGQDIVDAAKSAGVTLMVGHVERFNPAVAAIKQAISGEDILSIGITRVGPFPPRMSNVGVVIDLAVHDIDLIRWFTESDIVEVQPQLSSAVAEREDIALLQFRTASGVLAHINTNWLTPFKARSVTVATRGKYVMGDLLTRQVTECFGFKPDGSYSMRHLPVGHDEPLRAELLAFLDAVRTGNVPAVTGDEGVASLAIAIRCLEQPAKPAASAARKGPRRIAG
- a CDS encoding mannose-1-phosphate guanylyltransferase/mannose-6-phosphate isomerase, with product MTRKIIPLIMCGGAGTRLWPASREVHPKQFLSLFGARSTFQDTLLRVSDADLFERPVIITNNAYRFMVLEQLAEIGREADVLLEPMRRDSGPAIAAGAAFAETRDKDAIVLALAADHVVSDTPAFLAACREGLAAAEAGHIVTFGVQPERAATEYGYINPGAIISGKVRAVAKFVEKPDPATAADYVKSGYLWNSGNFMFRAAVLTDEYRKVDAESIQAVSDAVAKAGTDLGFVKLDEAAFGLAKSISIDYAVMEKTARAAVVPVACGWSDVGSWHAVWELSAKDGDGNAARGAAVFEDSRNCNVSTDRALVALEGVDDLVVVATQDAVLVSRQQDANGLKRLVAKLKTVAPQVTEDHIRVHRPWGSYQSVDNGDRHQVKRIIVKPGGRLSLQKHHHRSEHWIVVRGTAQVTVNELVKTVHENESIYIPIGAVHRLENPGKIQLELIEVQTGSYLGEDDIIRIEDDYQRS